taccttctaataatatacctacctaataatcgCTAATTTTAAGCTTGGGGCCCACACTTAAAAAAGAAGCGTAAAGCTCTCAATTCAAGACTCCACCTCCTCAGACCCTTACTCCGCTCAAAGCTctcattaaaaaccaaaagaacAATATACATGGCTCTTCTAAGACCCATGTGGTACTATGGCATACAACTTTGGGGCTCAGCCAAACCCTCAAATACTAGAACAATTCAGGCATTTCGGTCTATTTGTCTACGCCTAATATCAGGTGCCCCCTGGTATATTACCAATGAATCACTTCATAAAGACATCTGCATTCCAACATTAAACAGCCTTGCCAAAATCACctacaaaaaaacacacaaaacatTCAGTTCTCACTCAAATCCTATAATCACCCAACTATCATCCAATCATATTCCAGGTAATCCACCCAGGCGCCTGAAAAGGACCTGGTGTAGGGACCTACTCTCTCCTTAAATCACTTCCCACGGGGTGTCGCCAATGGGTAACTTCCTCCTCCTGTAAATCAATCCCCatcacatttacttattgtataacatgtaaatacagattgtaaatattatgttttgttcaaaaataaataaataaaaaataaaaaaaaaggaaattttaagctttttagtGGACATATTTGAAGCATTACAAAACgcgaaaataataaactaaatacctaccaataatataattgtattatttcaaaaatagtcGTGCGTGTTTATCATGgtgtaggtatatcgtatatcagCTGAACTCGGTAGTATTAATATGCTTCGATCAGCCGACTGCAACCATAGAccaatatataaactataagttattttataggtctatgacTACAACAGTAAATACCTTTACCATTTATAATTAAAGGGGCGACCgaccaaattattttaacctcggtttttctttttatctcACCGACGTTTCTTCTGTaccataaaaattgttttttaaattattcagaaCCGACGaatttgtttaaaatctaaaataaaattgttcgtaTGTGGAAATTGCGGCAAAGTTACACCCTATTTATCACTTTCCGACGAATTACGCACATGGTTGTTAACTCTTGAGCTGTgcaaatttaagttaaatattttaattttgtgatgTTTTTATGTTGAcagtttacaaaacaaaatgcagccggtaaaaataaaaaatataaataaatcttatatGAAAAAgccgtaagtacctatatccaactaaaataataaatacattaataaaaactataaatcttaattattttgatcagGTTCGTTGTAAAAGGAAGAGTTAAGTTTATCAACGTAGAACCTAATAGAAATTCAAGTGGATCTCATCTCAAtgcaataatttttgataacatttcaGAGATAGAAGTTGTAGCTTTTAAAAACTGTGAAAATATTGCTAAGCTACTaccagtaaatatatttaatattatttattacttacctaattatattatgtcgaaaatgccaataaaagttaaatgttaattcaattaaagagttcacttttaaaaattaaaaaaaaatggttttataatccTCTAAGgatttaattatagatttaataatagttGCTGAATTTCCAAGAGTTAAAGATTTGTCTTGCAATTtccatgttaaaatattaattaatatattataaaattattatgttaaaaatgtaagtaaaaaaaacaaatatacaacaaATTGACCTTTCCTCTTATTGGTTAAAAttcctgaaaaataataatgaataaaggtACACTTTAACTTCAAATTAACAACaagtatctataatctatataatattaaaacattaaatgcaataatcaaaatatttacctactgcTTCATTTACATCTTTATCAGATTCATTTTCAATCTCATTTATTAATGTATCTACTATTGCTTTATAACTGGACATTACAGCTTCACAATTTCTGTAACGGCAATTTTACCTAGTGTTGCTTAACCTTGTAATTGACTTTTCTTTAACATCCAACTTATTTTGAATatcgattaattttttattattagttggaTATGAAAAGTCAACATGAAGGGCCTCTAATGTGTTTCTGGTTTcctgtaatttaatatttgaaatattattaaattggtttttattttaaaacaaaacacatttatttaaaaaataaaaatataaataggcaatttaaaataattaatccatATCTTTACTATTTTACACATGTCTGGAACTTCTAAATTAACTTTGTGTGCTATGCAGTGTGTATAAATTGCGTAtggatatttttctttaatcttTGCTTGGACACCATTAAATCGCCCAGACATAACACTGGCCCATTTGTACGACTGGGTTACAATTGCCACTTGAGGGTTTAAATTACATTGCTTAAGGTAATCtaacatagtttatttttacaacatttcgggaaaaaaaaatattttgtaaagttCCAAGATTTTGTCAAtcataaaataagtacctattttaatattttatactatgaaaaatgtttaataattttttttttttttggggggggggNNNNNNNNNNNNNNNNNNNNNNNNNNNNNNNNNNNNNNNNNNNNNNNNNNCCCCCCCCAATCTCCGCCTatgattacattaataattaatatggtgtatacaatatgtatgaTAGGTATACAGGTTGTTTTTTAAGCATGCTAAGCCTATTTCTATGCTtaaattttgcataatatattaaaattcttgatgatcataattttaaattcttgagatttttgtactaggtactttaatacaaacttacgttttttaaataagaacccTCCTTTTTTCATTTGTAATTATCTgaaatggatataataatatgttctttttgttctaaaaatgtcttatgatttcttctttttttaatcTGCATATTTTCAGTGCATAGTTTTagatctaataatatataaatgtatttttctgaAATGTTTATGGTATATTTCGATGCATATTTGgccaatttttaatacataagttcatgcttatttatgcattttttagggCATGAAAATACAAGCCCTGAATATTACTAttgatctatcaatataaattaatattccaagtataataaatactacatgGAGTATTACatagtaataaaatgtttatataaccatttttaaagattattacccttagtataaacattttaataactcagaaactaggtaggtagataCTCATTAGAATTTAGATACTTCagaattttcaagaaaatcaacCTAATCATTTGCAGAATGGGGgatctcatttaaaaaatagaagtttctatcgccacaggacactcaTTAAGTAGTActaaaaatatcagaaaattcaaaaatatggtctaactaaagacttaaaaattgtaaaaatttaaatttgaattaatgtaCTTTTAAAGTGAAAAATAGGGGTGAACATGCTTAAAAACccaccctatatatatattatgcttaaagcATTTATGTTCAATGTACATACAACTTATAAATACTAACATTATGCTTTATACCATAATATCTATGCagaaagtatttttaaaaaatagaaaagttaaacttttttaaatacaactaaaattataatatattaatgattaatatattatcttattatcatcatacaattataataacttaagtaCGCTTAGTTTTATTAGATCTAATTATTGCCATATGGCCAAATTTAATCTAACAAACAAAGAATTACAGGTTTCTcatcaaaaaagtaataatatttaaaatattaattattaataaatatcattacctTTTCAATGTATTATTGGAAAACTAATAAGGGggatatattattgaaataagtgGAGGGatggaaaatgtaaattaataattaatttaataattaaattattattattaccaatcaAACCAATGGTACTAACCTTCTTTAGTTACATAAAAGGATATAAGTGTACGATTTGTGTTTTCCTCACTCACTCTTTCTCTGACCCACactcaaaatgtatacaattattttatttttttttttataattttagacaaaattaccttttcacaaaaattatataaaataatatttttaaaactttaacatattaatttgtttaaatattgtctcaaaaaaaatgtacccaatgtcaattaaaatgttcaatacgtcatattaatttttaaagtcaaataataaataagacacAAAAttgatacatatacatatattaaaccttcaaaaaatattgtatcaatatattttgtctatGTTAACGCGCAGATGGTCAGAGAAAGGAAAGAAAAATTGTACTCAGACATTatcttaagtaaataattttgaaatttaaatacttaattacaaACACGCACTATGTGCGCACCAAAAATAGGTAATTTGGTATTTGGTGTAATggtgtgttgtataatatttaatattatagaaaaatgattttatttcataatttatatcacaTTTTAGAAGGATAGTGTTGTAACTATTGGAAATGGTACATTAAGAGAAGTTAATAAAGATTACAAAAAAACCAAGCACaagtatcaaataatattggAGAGTAATGATCCAAAAGTACAAATCGTAAATAATGATGAGGTAAATATTAGTGACTTTCCACTCCGTAAATACACTTCAGGCGCAGATTTAAAAACTCTAACAACAGGAATGATAATTGGTAAGTAAAttattgagtattattattagctataaaTAGATTTTAGAGGCTTATAGCCTCCCCTGGGCCCCAAGTATTTTagcaatgttttaaatttattagattttgtgTGAGGTGATtacaaattttggttttttttttataaatgtttaataaattattttaaatttactgtaaattataagttagataggtacttaataaaacattgcattaaacaaatagttttatatgtacatttttaagggCATTATTGcggtgaaatacatttttagctattttttagaacatttttcaaTAGATTTTAGAGCATTAAAATCCGGGCCCTAGTATACAGAAATATAGAATTGTGATTTGTGGGGTtaacataaatactataaatcaatattgataagttgttgaaagttaaaataataataataataataataatactaatagaaataaaaaagtctttattgagaaaataataatattgatatctaCGGAATACAAGTCGTTGTGCTCCGCTGCTCCCACATGAACATTAGACAAGAATATGATGCAGAAATTGGCctgtttatattctattttaagtACTTACTCTTAGagataatatacacatataagtACTGAGATCATCattaacacgttgactgccaCGAGGCCGCCGGCGACCCAACACTGATGCGTTAATGTGCAGCCATTTGGGTCGCCAGCGACCCAAACTGAATTATTCTTCAGGGGCCGCTTGAGTCGCCGGCAATTCAAACCTCTCATTGTATTcaatacactttattttttgaTGGCGTGGaggtgaaaattttataatgacaCCATGGCGTCCAGgggaaaaaaacgaataattaaaaaaaaaaaaaactattatatctttaatgATAGATGTATTTCGAGTAATATTGACCGCCGGCgacccaaatatttttatttaaaatttgtattattcaggTCTTTCCGATTATAACGCTATATTCAAAATTTCGATTGGACTctcctatatataaatacacatggGTGCATTACAGTAATGCTCTGTTATTTATACCGTAGCTCTACAATTACACATCCGTGTTGGGTCGCCGGCGGGCTCGtggcagtcaacgtgttaataaaatataaccaaataATAGATTAAATCATTTTCATCTTTTCTGTAAAATGAGTAAtaactattcaaaaataaacctGGCTATGAGCAATGGACATACTTTAAGATATAACATTGGTATAGCTAATTTaggtataatcaatgataaaaaaattaaaataaaaatattttaaaagcatttaataaaaaatttaaaatgttatttatttaatgtcaaaaggtgattttttttagattctgatcagagaaatgaatgatttttacattgatatgtgttttttaatttttgtgtctgtcaccaccgtttggggcagtgaaactgcttcaattttcttcaacagtcttgttcaatgggaaagtaaatctatatagttggtgcatttaaaaggtcaaattttaaaattctcaatagttttcaaaatgccgagaaaaacaacataaaaattaaggaaaagtgGAATTTCgagcaaaatcgattttggtttttagtgtaactctaaaacaaataaacgtatatacatgaaattttcactggttgtttatattcggattttcaaaatattttaatttgttttgatagtttaggaacattttcagtttccaattttattagtatttattttctatgaatgtcaataaaactttatgtgttggataaaaaagcttgaaaatataatacaaggctcctaataaattgttacaatgacatttgaaaaatattaaaaatccttagtcacagttatttttataagcttttaaagtttaaatcttgacaaaataccaaaaaatcacgaacattagCAGATTATTTAGAGTTgagaaatcataaaaatgtttcttttcaaatgtaatacaaggttattCGTAAGTTAGTAtacctttgtcaaaaaaaaaaaaaaatgtctacaagcaaatcaaattacatttttatgagcgtttgaagttcatatttttacaagattggatattcactcgatttctcatgtagcggttttgttattttgttctaattcagtAGGTTAGATGTAGGTACATGTTAaactaaattttcattttttatacaccataaaattttgaaaatatattgactcttttttaaactgtttacgaacattgtcattttagattctgagtggaacgatgaatgtatttaaatttttttttcaataattgtcaataaaattgtatttgttaggtaataatgcgtgaaaatttaatacaaggctcctgatatatattgttacattagtagttgaaaaattttaaaaatatataggtacaatttttttataagcatttataagactctaatatattatatagataagtataacaatttgtcaaaggaatattattttaatttaattttctattattttaaatgcctACAATTCACATTTTTATTGCTATGCATCTATTTAAGTATAcccgaatactttttaaataatataatgtgtagactttttttaggaaatattagcataatttttttttttttttgaacccttgtaacactattatttttaaattgtatacgggttatttgtaatttaaattagatgTCATTGGTGTCTGTACCCAAATCGATAATGAAAAGACGGTTAATGGTCAACAGCAGATAATCAGAAGAGGAAATATTTTGGTTGATTCTATACCAgtaaggaaataatattatcatgatcatcaaatagcaataaaaataattataaatgtttgtattattttttcttttaagattGAAGTTAAGTTTTACGGTGACAAAGTTGATGGACTCTACAATGTAGGTAGCACATTGTTCTTGAATAgtgtcaaatatattaattacaatggatttatatatttatctgttGGGAATTCAAGTTCTGTCCAATTTAATACACAACAGCTATTAAATAGTATGGACACAAAACAGTTACAACAATTGGAAACAGTTAAGAAATTTTGCCAAggtattattagatttatagtgcatatattaaatattaatttatatactaatatgtattacTAACAAGCATGAAATATAACACATTGTTAGGTTTCGTCTGACTATACGCTTTGGCAGTTGTGGTAAAAACTGACCACCTTCTGGCTGCTACATGTTACGTGGAATTGACTAAACCTGCCAAAATGCATAGTGTGGACCTTAGTCATAAACTCATTACATTAAACgtcattacaattttttgtaaacatAAGTGCAAATATTGTTCTAGATTTGAGAAGTGATGAAgctctactataataatatttaataagtttaataaaaatttagaaatgttTGGAGacgcttagcccctaaagcccccccccccaactatTTGCGCCTATTGTAGTATATGAATGTTAGGTCCTATGTTATGTAGAAACAGTAGAAAGGGTCTTCAAGTTGTAGGCCCACCTTGTCTTTATTTGAACCTGTGAAATAGCAAACACATTTTAAGCATagcatgtatttttaattattcataggCAATATGTGCTTTTATTACAAATGCTGTCCATgagatttttcaaatataacagATGACCACTGTCTAAAAAAGGTTGTGCAATGAGGAGGAAGTGGTGTGGCTAACCCCTATAGATCCATAAAGGATTTgaaatctttatattataaaacgaaaATGAATATAGATGCTATGatgtaaactaaaaaaaattaaacataggtataacaacaacaacaaattatagttataacttataactaatgatgaatgttgataaaattatttttcactttttttatgaatattttatttttattgcaaaatatacaaataatttttttttttggttgggaGGAGATTGTTAAACAGGAAGCAGATtccttagtatataatattatatattacattattacatattatatgatatacctatatcatatatattactacaattattgttgtcaaaaaaatgaatattaatttaaaacaacacatttttgtttcagactcttaataaaaataaatcggttttttaatttttaaattacctatacttttatatgaaaTCTGGGCAGGTTAAATTAAGCAATTACTTAATCAATTTCAGATTTCACAATTGAATATCcagaacaaaaaaatttaaaaaaatctacaaataaaataattttgggtGCATGGTAAGCAGGGACCATAATATTATCcccttaatatattatgttatattatattacctttacaatattatatcataatatattaatatgtcaaacgtatttctactattattattattatcaaaaaaatctatattaatttaaaaacaacatatttttgttgtaaccTCTTAATGAAAAGAaatcagtattttaatttttaaattacctatgcatacttttatatgaaaaaatgggTAAGTGAGATTAATTATTGCTTATTCAATTTCAGATTCAACAATTAAATTACCAGATCAAAAACTTTCGAACTCAAGTATTACCCAATCTAACAATAGtaagaccataataataataaaataaattttaatctttgttaattatattgtatttgtataccatattatgtttcagtttatttcaaaaagtcTACTCAATAGTTAAATTAAGTCTAATCTAaccatacttaaaaaaatttacaaataaaataattttaggtgctTGGTGAGCAGGGACTATATCCccttagtatattatgttatattaataaatcatacgTATTTCTACAATTAtcgttatcaaaaaaatgtatattaatttaaaaacaacacatttttgttacagactctaaataaaaataaatcagtattttcatttttaaattacctacctatactactaTATGAAAAACTAGGTGTATTtggttaattattgtttattcaatTTCAGATTCAACAATTGAATTACCAGAACAAAGACTTTCGACATCAAGTGTTACCCAATCTTACAGAAGTAagagcataaaaataaaataagcttagttaaatatattgtatttgtatatcatattatgtttcagattattttgaaaaagtctactaaatttctaaatagttaaattatgaCTAACTTAATCTTtaagtttagtttttaaaaaaaccttaaaataaaatattgtatgatacTGATAATTTATAGCAGATAATAAGTTGTTAGGCACTGATGCTTCTTGATTAATGAATACAATGACTAATAACCATAAAGGCTTAATATTCTTCATTGGAgtactcattattatttttgacatttaaaaagATCAGGATCTTAAAGCCCCATTCACACGATCAAATTATTTGATTGTGTGAACGgggcttaataataattaataacactcttttatcaaaaacttttatctaactgtgtacctatattacattaattattatttgataagttTCAGATTTGGTGGATGAATCAACTGACGAAAGACCTTCGACTTCAGGCTCAACCCCGTCCAACAAGAGTAAGGGTGTAATAATAAACAGTATTCTTATGTAGTTATGCCTAGTTGtataaaacaatgtattaatttaatggacTCTAATCATGTTCAAGGGATCCCATAAGCTCGCTAtagattcattaaatatttaataattgtttaaccaACATCATACCtcaaaaattactaataattttgaaaatatactatttaagtaTGAATAAtagtcatgaaaaaaaaaaatatttttactagtctatcatttttattgtttttttttttccaaagacTGAACACAATATCTTCTATTTCATAATTTGAAGCAGAATAATTTTCCGATAGtttcaatgtattaaaattaaattaattactaacatttaaagtttagatgagtagGGTCACGGTACCAGAAAAATGTTGGTCCTCTATACTTTGTTCACAATTTCATATCATAACtctaaaagtattaattaggtacctacaaacataaaactatacttaactacctatgttttatgttttaggtaggtatacgtttgAAATATATGCTGTtagttaaaaaagtaaaaacttaatatgctaatacaaaaaaaattgt
This portion of the Acyrthosiphon pisum isolate AL4f chromosome A1, pea_aphid_22Mar2018_4r6ur, whole genome shotgun sequence genome encodes:
- the LOC100571126 gene encoding uncharacterized protein LOC100571126 isoform X1; translation: MQPVKIKNINKSYMKKPFVVKGRVKFINVEPNRNSSGSHLNAIIFDNISEIEVVAFKNCENIAKLLPKDSVVTIGNGTLREVNKDYKKTKHKYQIILESNDPKVQIVNNDEVNISDFPLRKYTSGADLKTLTTGMIIDVIGVCTQIDNEKTVNGQQQIIRRGNILVDSIPIEVKFYGDKVDGLYNVGSTLFLNSVKYINYNGFIYLSVGNSSSVQFNTQQLLNSMDTKQLQQLETVKKFCQDSTIKLPDQKLSNSSITQSNNNSTIELPEQRLSTSSVTQSYRISDLVDESTDERPSTSGSTPSNKRKTHDFQVEEVTSKIKKKTELDKTFSDERFVNLVMNFMERVDNNNKHAVQLRILEFISNLLKEDL
- the LOC100571126 gene encoding uncharacterized protein LOC100571126 isoform X2 — translated: MQPVKIKNINKSYMKKPFVVKGRVKFINVEPNRNSSGSHLNAIIFDNISEIEVVAFKNCENIAKLLPKDSVVTIGNGTLREVNKDYKKTKHKYQIILESNDPKVQIVNNDEVNISDFPLRKYTSGADLKTLTTGMIIDVIGVCTQIDNEKTVNGQQQIIRRGNILVDSIPIEVKFYGDKVDGLYNVGSTLFLNSVKYINYNGFIYLSVGNSSSVQFNTQQLLNSMDTKQLQQLETVKKFCQDSTIKLPDQKLSNSSITQSNNNSTIELPEQRLSTSSVTQSYRNLVDESTDERPSTSGSTPSNKRKTHDFQVEEVTSKIKKKTELDKTFSDERFVNLVMNFMERVDNNNKHAVQLRILEFISNLLKEDL
- the LOC100571126 gene encoding uncharacterized protein LOC100571126 isoform X3 gives rise to the protein MQPVKIKNINKSYMKKPFVVKGRVKFINVEPNRNSSGSHLNAIIFDNISEIEVVAFKNCENIAKLLPKDSVVTIGNGTLREVNKDYKKTKHKYQIILESNDPKVQIVNNDEVNISDFPLRKYTSGADLKTLTTGMIIDVIGVCTQIDNEKTVNGQQQIIRRGNILVDSIPIEVKFYGDKVDGLYNVGSTLFLNSVKYINYNGFIYLSVGNSSSVQFNTQQLLNSMDTKQLQQLETVKKFCQDSTIELPEQRLSTSSVTQSYRISDLVDESTDERPSTSGSTPSNKRKTHDFQVEEVTSKIKKKTELDKTFSDERFVNLVMNFMERVDNNNKHAVQLRILEFISNLLKEDL